The following proteins come from a genomic window of Ovis canadensis isolate MfBH-ARS-UI-01 breed Bighorn chromosome 22, ARS-UI_OviCan_v2, whole genome shotgun sequence:
- the RAB11FIP2 gene encoding rab11 family-interacting protein 2 isoform X2 has protein sequence MMLSEQAQKWFPTHVQVTVLQAKDLKPKGKSGTNDTYTIIQLGKEKYSTSVAEKTLEPVWKEEASFELPGLLMQGNPEKYILFLIVMHRSLVGLDKFLGQVAINLNDIFEDKQRRKTEWFRLESKQGKRAKNRGEIKVNIQFMRNNMTASMFDLSMKDKTRSPFAKLKDKMKGRKNDGTFSDTSSAIIPSSHMPDAHTEFSSSEIQMKSKPKKPFLLGPQRLSSAHSMSDLTGAHICSEKLKSGTVAQTHLLGRQIDSFGAVPESGSLKSPHRRTLSFDTSKMNQPDSSVDEGESSFGRQNDPFTNVTASLPQKFATLPRKKNPFEESSESWDSSVNLFSKSIEVRKENKREKREKVSLFERVTGKKDRRSDKLNSGGAESPCDLKSPNAFSEHRQDYFDYESTNPFTTKFRASNIMPSSSLLQVSPSDQAQLETSGQGGPVFM, from the exons atgatgctCTCCGAGCAAGCCCAAAAGTGGTTTCCGACCCATGTGCAGGTCACCGTGCTCCAAGCCAAAGATCTGAAGCCAAAAGGCAAAAGTGGCACCAATGACACATACACTATAATTCAGCTGGGAAAGGAAAAGTACTCCACCTCTGTAGCTGAGAAAACCCTTGAGCCAGTCTGGAAGGAAGAGGCCTCTTTTGAGCTACCTGggctgctaatgcaggggaaTCCAGAGAAATACATCCTTTTCCTCATAGTTATGCACAGGTCCCTGGTGGGTCTGGATAAGTTTTTAGGGCAGGTGGCCATCAATCTCAATGACATCTTTGAGGAcaaacaaagaaggaaaacaga gTGGTTTAGATTAGAATCCAAACAAGGAAAAAGAGCCAAAAACAGGGGTGAGATAAAGGTCAATATTCAATTTATGAGGAACAATATGACAGCAAGTATGTTTGACTTATCAATGAAGGACAAAACAAGATCTCCTtttgcaaaattaaaagataagatGAAAGGTAGAAAAAATGATGGGACCTTTTCTGATACATCTTCTGCAATCATTCCAAGTTCTCACATGCCTGATGCCCATACTGAATTTTCAAGTAGTGAAATACAGATGAAATCTAAACCAAAAAAGCCTTTCCTTTTGGGTCCTCAGCGACTCTCTTCAGCACATTCAATGTCTGATTTAACTGGGGCCCACATATGCTCGGAGAAGCTGAAGTCTGGCACCGTTGCTCAAACGCATCTTCTTGGCCGCCAGATAGATTCCTTTGGAGCAGTTCCGGAAAGTG GAAGTCTCAAATCTCCACACAGAAGAACATTAAGCTTTGATACTTCTAAAATGAACCAGCCTGACAGCAGTGTGGATGAAGGTGAATCGTCTTTCGGAAGACAAAATGACCCATTTACAAATGTGACTGCTTCATTACCCCAAAAGTTTGCAACACTGCCAAGGAAGAAAAATCCATTTGAAGAAAGCAGTGAATCATGGGACAGCAGcgtgaatttattttcaaaatcaattgaagtaagaaaagaaaacaagagagaaaaaagggagaaagtcAGCCTCTTTGAGAGAGTGACTGGAAAAAAAGACAGACGATCTGATAAACTTAACAGCGGGGGAGCCGAAAGCCCGTGTGACTTGAAATCACCTAATGCGTTTAGTGAGCACCGGCAGGACTATTTTGATTATGAGTCAACTAATCCGTTTACAACAAAATTCAGGGCTTCAAATATTATGCCATCTTCAAG
- the RAB11FIP2 gene encoding rab11 family-interacting protein 2 isoform X3: MMLSEQAQKWFPTHVQVTVLQAKDLKPKGKSGTNDTYTIIQLGKEKYSTSVAEKTLEPVWKEEASFELPGLLMQGNPEKYILFLIVMHRSLVGLDKFLGQVAINLNDIFEDKQRRKTEWFRLESKQGKRAKNRGEIKVNIQFMRNNMTASMFDLSMKDKTRSPFAKLKDKMKGRKNDGTFSDTSSAIIPSSHMPDAHTEFSSSEIQMKSKPKKPFLLGPQRLSSAHSMSDLTGAHICSEKLKSGTVAQTHLLGRQIDSFGAVPESGSLKSPHRRTLSFDTSKMNQPDSSVDEGESSFGRQNDPFTNVTASLPQKFATLPRKKNPFEESSESWDSSVNLFSKSIEVRKENKREKREKVSLFERVTGKKDRRSDKLNSGGAESPCDLKSPNAFSEHRQDYFDYESTNPFTTKFRASNIMPSSRRATPLTPLQAIAV; encoded by the exons atgatgctCTCCGAGCAAGCCCAAAAGTGGTTTCCGACCCATGTGCAGGTCACCGTGCTCCAAGCCAAAGATCTGAAGCCAAAAGGCAAAAGTGGCACCAATGACACATACACTATAATTCAGCTGGGAAAGGAAAAGTACTCCACCTCTGTAGCTGAGAAAACCCTTGAGCCAGTCTGGAAGGAAGAGGCCTCTTTTGAGCTACCTGggctgctaatgcaggggaaTCCAGAGAAATACATCCTTTTCCTCATAGTTATGCACAGGTCCCTGGTGGGTCTGGATAAGTTTTTAGGGCAGGTGGCCATCAATCTCAATGACATCTTTGAGGAcaaacaaagaaggaaaacaga gTGGTTTAGATTAGAATCCAAACAAGGAAAAAGAGCCAAAAACAGGGGTGAGATAAAGGTCAATATTCAATTTATGAGGAACAATATGACAGCAAGTATGTTTGACTTATCAATGAAGGACAAAACAAGATCTCCTtttgcaaaattaaaagataagatGAAAGGTAGAAAAAATGATGGGACCTTTTCTGATACATCTTCTGCAATCATTCCAAGTTCTCACATGCCTGATGCCCATACTGAATTTTCAAGTAGTGAAATACAGATGAAATCTAAACCAAAAAAGCCTTTCCTTTTGGGTCCTCAGCGACTCTCTTCAGCACATTCAATGTCTGATTTAACTGGGGCCCACATATGCTCGGAGAAGCTGAAGTCTGGCACCGTTGCTCAAACGCATCTTCTTGGCCGCCAGATAGATTCCTTTGGAGCAGTTCCGGAAAGTG GAAGTCTCAAATCTCCACACAGAAGAACATTAAGCTTTGATACTTCTAAAATGAACCAGCCTGACAGCAGTGTGGATGAAGGTGAATCGTCTTTCGGAAGACAAAATGACCCATTTACAAATGTGACTGCTTCATTACCCCAAAAGTTTGCAACACTGCCAAGGAAGAAAAATCCATTTGAAGAAAGCAGTGAATCATGGGACAGCAGcgtgaatttattttcaaaatcaattgaagtaagaaaagaaaacaagagagaaaaaagggagaaagtcAGCCTCTTTGAGAGAGTGACTGGAAAAAAAGACAGACGATCTGATAAACTTAACAGCGGGGGAGCCGAAAGCCCGTGTGACTTGAAATCACCTAATGCGTTTAGTGAGCACCGGCAGGACTATTTTGATTATGAGTCAACTAATCCGTTTACAACAAAATTCAGGGCTTCAAATATTATGCCATCTTCAAG